TTGTTAGCTTTACTACCTTACCACCCTTCACAGAGTAAAAACTAACATCGGGCCTCGGATTATCACCGTGAATAACCGCAAACCTATGACCCTTTGGCTCCCAAGCAAACGCAATAACCTTGTCGTTCTTGTTATCAAGCTCGAAAACCTCGATGGGTATGTCACGTTCTTTGATTCTAAAGAGTTCGAAGCCGGTGTATGTGCTTTTTTTGGTTTTTGTGTACCGGTCAACTTTAACGGCGAGATACTCACCGTTGCTTTGCCAATACATTTTGCAATCGCTAACGCTGAAAAGATTCTTCTGTCTCAACTCTACTTTGCTTGGAACTTGAAAAAGACTCACCTACAAATATCATAAATTTACAAAAGTATTTAATAACTATGCAAATATAATGAAAATTAAATAAGTATTAAGTATACATGTTAAATAAATTAGACATTAGACATAACTACCGAGATAGTCCAAGTGGTCTCACCCAAATTGCTGAAAGAGTCCCTAGTGTTTATTTTTGATCTACTTGGTCCTCATGGTCTTCAAAATGATGCTGAGATAGTCCCTATTGTTTCAACAAATTGACAAAACCACGGGGACTATCTCAGCAACATTTTGAAAACCATGAGGACCATCTCGGTCAAAAAAAACCCatggactatttcagcaatttgagtgaaaccacagggactatttcagtAATTATGTCAATAAATTATTTGAGCTTACTCTTGCTGGTTGATTTCCACCGCCAAGTTCGGGAACAAAAAGTGCAAATATAGGATCAGTTGGTGACCAACTGAAATCCGTTACGTTTTCAACTTTAATAGATTTCTTGTCAATAAGACTAAAGGTCTCGGTTTCATACACCGAGATGACATTTTTACCCATCCGCGCAAAGTATTTGTCCTCTTTGCCGCCAGCCCATCTGCAAAAGTACAAAACTTTCACATCACAAACACATAAAATCAAGACAAATACTACATTTCCAATTCATAATAACATAAAAAAATCACCTAAAAACAGGCCAAGAAACGCCTGAGAATCCACCAGTTCCGCCAATTGCGAACTCATCTGCACTTCCCTTAAAATCTCTCATTACTTTCCCAGTTCTCACATCAAATATGTTAAGAATTACCCTCTGAAATGAGCAAAACACACAGTTTAATGAATATAATTGAAGATAAATTGTTAACATTATATAGATTGTAGACAATATAAAACGTCTTCTTACATGAGTATCTCGTGGGTTGCTTGGTTCATGGCTACTATATGTAACCAAATATTTCTCACCAGGAGAGAAATCGAAAAGTTTAACCTACATTTGAAACCACAAGTTAAAGATCAAaatacaaattaagaaacaactgagCCAAAAAAAGATCATAAGCATACACAACCTGTGGATGTGGATAACGCATCAGGCGATTAAATGTTGAAGCACCACCCCAAACAGCAGCACCCTGTCGATGTACTGTGGCTAGATAAGTCCCTAGCGGGGACCACTGCGCAAAACTTTCAGTCCAGAACTGCAAAAAAAAAATACTCCATTATAAGTTTAGTGTAAAGAAAATTATTTAAACACTAAAAGGAAAGATACATGAAAAAGATGACAGATTTTTATATACAGGGCGTTTGTAAACTGGATCAGCCTTCACTTGTCTTGCATCGTTCCACAAAACCTCTGTGTCTGATCCAGAACGAATAACGAACTGATCTCGACCTTTCTCATCAGTAAGCCAGTGTTGTAAATTCTCCTGCAATGATACACAAAAAAATGCAAATAAGGCGACAAATGATGAAAAAGGTTTCATGTTTATGTCAAACCAAGTGCTTGTATCGTGATATAAACTAGTAAAACACATGATAGATAATTGATACTGGAGAGATCAATCAGTTCTAAAGTTTATTTTCAAGAGGTAAACTAAGTCTCCAATGATATTCAATCACAACTTAATATTcagtatcaaaattatgataacaaAGCCCTATAGGTTAAATCTTACAAACTCCCTAAAACTTACCTAATAAAATGATCCTAATAAAATGTAGTCATGCATGGGTGTTGTGTTACATGAAgagcaaataaatatatatgattaccccAAGTTGGAATATATATGACGACAACTAAGTGTTAAAGTTATCAGGTACCCAATAATCCAATACACCTACCCCTGGTTCGTACTCTTTAACTTCAGGTGGAGCCCATTCATCTGGGACCTTCATGAACTTATCAATTTCTTCAAACATATTGACAGAAAAAATATGTGCTTTATCCAACTTATATCCATTAGTCTTTTCCTTAGCAAGCTCAGCTTCCTACAAAATACAACAATAGATTCATTAGTTCATAGTCTACAAACGAACACTAATAGAAAAAGGAGAAAAAAAGGGTACCTGAGGAGTATTGTACTCAATAAAGCAATAGCCTTTTGTTTTGCCGGTATCTTGTTCAACAGGCATCCAAAGGCCATTTTCCTTAATGACACCAATTTGACTATAGATTTTACGAACCACACCTTCAAGTTTTTCAAACTTCTCTTTTGGCACAACTGGTAGATTATCCACAACAATAATACTCCCAAATCCAGGATCAAATTCTAATGAACCCCCCTCATTAAGATCCTCATCATCACTAATAAATACACATAAACAAAAAGTTATGAGTACAAACAATTGTGTATGAGACACATCCAAAAAATCTATTGTATATCTATACTCAGGGAAGGATCAATTAAAAACTCAAATATTCGAAGCAACCACTATCAACTACTTAATTTGGACATTACAAGATAAAGAATTCAGTCTTTAAAAATTTTGAaacattataaatataattattatttgatgaaaaaaaaaaaaaaaaaagagatattGGCAGATACGTAATGCATCTCAAAATTGGCATTTTAATCGAAAATTAAACTTAGCAATTTCATCAATTGCTTAGATACATCTATATAATTGTTAAATAATGTAACATTGGACAGATTATATGACTTGAATTCATGTAAATAAGTAGTTCCAACGGGGATATATAAGTATATAGCATTATATGTATACAAGTAAATAATTAAATTGTATATTTAGACAGAAACCCTAACCTGTTAATGCCGAAATCTTCACCAGGAGGGGGATGAACGGAGTTCCAATCAATAGATGATAAATCGATGTTTAAACGATTGCTTTCAATTCTAATGTCTTCCATTGACATTACAGCCGCCATGTTTTATGTAGATCGAGTAAAAACCCTAATACCTTTTAGGCGTTTTTAGCTGAAATTAGGGTTTGTGTAGCAGAGTAGAATCGCGATAGGGTTGTGTAGGATACTAGAATAACGCAGCTTGTACGGTAGATATTTTATATACTCCCTATTTATACTTTTTTTACAGCATTACAAGGAGTAAacgataaatttaaaaaaaaaaaaaaaatagctaaCTAAATTCGAGTCTTGACAATCAGATCCTCAATTGATCTGAAAACATAAAGAACATATAAAATTAAAATGAGATCTTGAAACTAGCCAAATAAATGACACGTCAAACAAGTAACAAAAACAAATTGAACCCACATTACCCGACAACCGCTTTGCTTCCCACTACTGAATGACAGATGGTGCTGAATGGTTTAGCATTTAGGGGTTGTTTACATTTTTCTCTATTATGTTACTTATAGATAATAAGGATGACAGTATGAATATTGAATGACTATATTAGTAATCAGTGAATGAATAATCATGTTTACTTATTATGCTACTGAATAAAAAAATCTAAATAGTAAAATTGACCCTTAAACAATATGTTTAAATACCATAAAATTGAGGAATGTTAAGAAGAATTTGGAAAAAATCTGCAACGAAATTGAGGATCATATTCGGGTTAGGCTGGCTAGCCTTAAACTCATGAACACTAAGAATGTGGCAACGTTATGTGGTTCAAATGTAATGGGTAATATGCTTATGTATATGCAGAGGTGATGCTCTGATTCTGTGTATGGAGTTGATTTTATGCTTTGGTATAGTTGGTGTATGCAGCTTACTGTTAGCGTCAAAATTACACCTTTCAAACATGTGATAGTTTTTCAAAATCATGTTTCAatgtttattttgagtaaaaactCGAAGCCCTTTCAAACATATAATAATTATGCAACATCATATCGTCATAAAAGATGGGACAGCTTGATCTAAGTCGCTTATGCTAATGTTTGTTTGTTGTTGTGTATGGAAATGGATTTTCATTATATCTGATGTTTTAGGTATGGATATACTATTCCTATGTTTTATAATTTGTTGGGAAAAGAATACCATAAAAATTAGGGATGGCatcgggtttaggtaatcccagACTCGAACCCGAACAAGAAACCCCGCCCCATATCTGACTCGAAACCCGTCAGGTCCCCATTTACTTgcatactatcgggtttcgggtttccccacgggtaaacATGTATACCCGATTAGccattctgtatttatttttcaataagttaccaaattaaaatatcaaaaaataacttaactacttcttgtttaaattattataaaatattacatACAAAAAGTTGAGTAAAAGTTTCTAAAATACTTAAATACACATTgtatataatgtagtgacccgaacttttccatgtttatatatattaattgagattgatatttacatgattaaatgtttccaacatgttaagaaatcaaacttgttaagacttgattaattgaaatatgtttcatatagacaattgaccacccaagttgaccggtgattcacgaacgttaaaacttgtaaaaactatatgatgacatatatatggatatatatatagttaacatgatactatgataagtaaacatatcattaagtatattaacaatgaactacatatgtaaaaacaagactactaacttaatgatttttaaacgagacatatatgtaacgattatcattgtaaagacatttaatgtatatatatcatattaagagatattcatacatgataatatcatgataatataataatttaaaatctcatttgatattataaacattgggttaacaacatttaacaagatcgttaacctaaaggtttcaaaacaacacttacatgtaacgactaacgatgacttaacgactcagttaaaatgtatatacatgtagtgttttaatatgtatttatacacttttgaaagacttcaatacacttatcaaaatacttctacttaacaaaaatgcttacaattacatcctcgttcagtttcatcaacaattctactcgtatgcacccgtattcgtactcgtacaatacacagcttttagatgtatgtactattggtatatacactccaatgatcagctcttagcagcccatgtgagtcacctaacacatgtgggaaccatcatttggcaactagcatgaaatatctcataaaattacaaaaatatgagtaatcattcatgacttatttacatgaaaacaaaattacatatcctttatatctaatccatacaccaacgaccaaaaacacctacaaacactttcattcttcaatttcattcatctaattgatctctctcaagttctatcttcaagttctaagtgttcttcatatattctacaagttctagttacataaaatcaagaatactttcaagtttgctagctcacttccaatcttgtaaggtgatcatccaacctcaagaaatctttgtttcttacagtaggttatcattctaatacaaggtaataatcatattcaaactttggttcaatttctataactataacaatcttatttcaagtgatgatcttacttgaacttgttttcgtgtcatgattctgcttcaagaacttcgagccatccaaggatccgttgaagctagatccatttttctcttttccagtaggtttatccaaggaacttaaggtagtaatgatgttcataacatcattcgattcatacatataaagctatcttattcgaaggtttaaacttgtaatcactagaacatagtttagttaattctaaacttgttcgcaaacaaaagttaatccttctaaattgacttttaaaatcaaataaacacatgttatatatctatatgatatgctaacttaatgatttaaaacctggaaacacgaaaaacaccgtaaaaccggatttacgccgtcgtagtaacaccgcgggctgttttgggttagttaattaaaaactatgataaactttgatttaaaagttgttattctgagaaaatgatttttattatgaacatgaaactatatccaaaaattatggttaaactcaaagtggaagtatgttttctaaaatggtcatctagacgtcgttctttcgactgaaatgactacctttacaaaaacgacttgtaacttatttttctgactataaacctatactttttctgtttagattcataaaatagagttcaatatgaaaccatatcaatttgattcactcaaaacggatttaaaatgaagaagttatgggtaaaacaagattggataatttttctcattttagctacgtaaaaattggtaacaaatctattccaaccataacttaatcaacttgtattgtatattatgtaatcttgagataccatagacacgtatacaatgtttcgacctatcatgtcgacacatctatatatatttcggaacaaccatagacactctatatgtgaatgttggagttagctatacagggttgaggttgattccaaaatatatatagtttgagttgtgatcaatactgagatacgtatacactgggtcgtggattgattcaagataatatttatcgatttatttctgtacatctaactgtggacaactagttgtaggttactaacgaggacagctgacttaataaacttaaaacatcaaaatatattaaaagtgttgtaaatatattttgaacatactttgatatatatgtatatatcgttataggttcgtgaatcaaccagtggccaagtcttacttcccgacgaagtgaaaatctgtgaaagtgagttatagtcctacttttaaaatttaatatttttgggatgagaatacatgcaggttttataaatgatttacaaaatagacacaagtacgtgaaactacattctatggttgaattatcgaaatcgaatatgcccctttttattaagtctggtaatctaagaattagggaacagacaccctaattgatgcgaatcctaaagatagatctattgagcctaacaaaccccatccaaagtaccggatgctttagtacttcgaaatttatatcatatccgaagggtgtcccggaatgatggggatattcttatatatgcatcttgttaatgtcggttaccaggtgttcaccatatgaatgatttttatctctatgtatgggatgtgtattgaaatgtgaaatcttgtggtctattattatgatttgatatatataggttaaacctataactcaccaacatttttgttgacgttttaagcatgtttattttcaggtgattattaagagcttccgctgtcgcatacttaaataaggacgagatttggagtccatgcttgtatgatattgtgtaaaaactgcattcaagaaacttattttgttgtaacatatttgtattgtaaaccattatgtaatggtcgtgtgtaaacaggatattttagattatcattatttgataatctacgtaaagctttttaaaacctttatctatgaaataaaggttatggtttgttttaaaaatgaatgcagtctttgaaaaacgtctcatatagaggtcaaaacctcgcaacgaaatcaattaatatggaacgtttttaatcaataagaacgggacatttcagttggtatccgagcgttggtcttagagaaccagaattttgcattagtgtgtcttatcgagtttgttaggatgcattagtgagtctggacttcgaccgtgtttacttgaaaaatgattgcttaacaaattttgttggaaactatatatttttaacatgtgaatattatgtgatatattaatctcttaacacgttcgatattatgtgatagatgtctacctctagaacaagtcacattgactcacctaataataatgaagagtcaaatgtaaattggaatgattcgtggactgattcacaagttcccgaagaggaaccggaagaagagtcggaaccggaagaagaattggaaccggaagaagaatcggaaccggatgaagaaatagaaccggtgggggaaataataaaacggttaagtaaaagaaaatcctcaaccaaccgaccaaggttaattatggtcaatggtgtttccgccaaggaagcaaaatattgggaggattaccaattctccgatgaatcggattccgacgagaattccgatgatgttatagaaattaccccaactgaatttaaaaaggcaaaagaaaataataagggaaagggcataaaagtagagaaatctaattccaaccccgatgaactttatatgtatcgtcaacccccgaagtccctaagttgtaacaatgacccgggaacctctaaaccaccaggtttttctaaaccaatgtggaaaacgacggctcgtattaggggaacatcatatatccctagaaacttggcaaaacgaactaaaaccgaagaagaagaagaaacaagcgagtcggaataagatagttgtattcgtgtggtgtaatatatgtaatatagtgtgcttatgctttatgatatatgtaaaaattgcttgtattaataagtatttttttatgaatctaactcttgtctattttacagtataaaaacacaaaatggatagacaacccaatattttaagagacctacccggagacatgattgatgaaatcttgtctagagtcggtcagaattctttggcacaactatttaaggcgagatcagtttgtaagacattcgaagaacgttccaagaatgccttggtttataaaaggctttcgttcgaaagatgggggatatcacattgggaaatccataagttacaatgtgtttactttgacgcatatattgcgggaaacccaaatgctattttacgcaatgggttaagaaattattttgactcaatatatccgaatattggacttcgtgatttagaaaaagcggctaacatgcaacataaagaagcatgttatgcttacggattagtaatgttcgcttctcaccaaagtgagaacaagaacatcgggctacaactattaaacaaaacgtttccacaagtgacggagtcggtaattggggtaagaaatgaggtttttagattgttacgggactgttggacattacgtaaccctcgtccctttgacgacgttacaacacgctgtcttatcaacggccataacggttatgttccacaagaccaaggatgggaagtaatcctagtaaaaccagaatgcatgacttgtttctggacgtatgaattacgtgtctttattgcctttgctgaacgacttgtgtactagctagaattatcttcacaaccatcttgtatcaaatttattgtgtgctatatttcatgctatatgtaaaataagcggtattgtaagtttgtaaaatattgtgtaaaagtttgaatgcgaaatattattataatcagtttttcatatagaattgtagtagttgaattgtatattagctactaagtatgaacttaacgggtaggtactacccaaatttaaacttataaaacgctaatatgaagaaaaagcttttataaatgagttcatattatgctacgaaatactattaactactcttaatattctgtatgattaacttgttccatttgactattttgaaggaaatggcaccgactactcgacacaccgtgaatatgaatgaagaggaattccgtacttttctagcttcaaacatagccgcagtacaggctgcgctacataccaacaataaccttggatctagcagtacaggaaat
This genomic window from Rutidosis leptorrhynchoides isolate AG116_Rl617_1_P2 chromosome 2, CSIRO_AGI_Rlap_v1, whole genome shotgun sequence contains:
- the LOC139893817 gene encoding eukaryotic translation initiation factor 3 subunit B-like; the protein is MAAVMSMEDIRIESNRLNIDLSSIDWNSVHPPPGEDFGINSDDEDLNEGGSLEFDPGFGSIIVVDNLPVVPKEKFEKLEGVVRKIYSQIGVIKENGLWMPVEQDTGKTKGYCFIEYNTPQEAELAKEKTNGYKLDKAHIFSVNMFEEIDKFMKVPDEWAPPEVKEYEPGENLQHWLTDEKGRDQFVIRSGSDTEVLWNDARQVKADPVYKRPFWTESFAQWSPLGTYLATVHRQGAAVWGGASTFNRLMRYPHPQVKLFDFSPGEKYLVTYSSHEPSNPRDTHRVILNIFDVRTGKVMRDFKGSADEFAIGGTGGFSGVSWPVFRWAGGKEDKYFARMGKNVISVYETETFSLIDKKSIKVENVTDFSWSPTDPIFALFVPELGGGNQPARVSLFQVPSKVELRQKNLFSVSDCKMYWQSNGEYLAVKVDRYTKTKKSTYTGFELFRIKERDIPIEVFELDNKNDKVIAFAWEPKGHRFAVIHGDNPRPDVSFYSVKGGKVVKLTTLKQKQANTLFWSPTGRFIILAGLKGFNGQLEFYNVDELETMATAEHFMATDIEWDPTGRYVATSVTSVHEMENGFNIWSFNGKLLYRILKDHFFQFLWRPRPPSFLSPEKEEEIAKNLKKYSKKYDVQDQDISVLLSEQDREKRKQLKDDWERWVHEWKKYHEQERMDRQMLRDGEASDVEEEYEAKQVEVEEILEVSEEVIQDA